TCTCCCAGCCCTGGAGTTCCTCCTTAGGGATCTCCTTAGTTTGGGAGCTGGCCAGGATAAAGGTTGGGGGTCGCCTGCAGGACCATCAGCTCCTGTGGAGACCGGCTGAGAGGTGTGAGCATCCCCTACATTCCTGAGGCCCTGGGGGCTCCTAGTGGGCCTGGCCTCCTTTGGAGGAGCCCCGGCTGGATTCCTGAGTCTTCTCCCATCTGGGGCTCCCAGGGCCAGACGCAGCCCGTCTTCGGAACCTCCAGAGGACTCTTTGGGGCCGCTGCTGCTCTCCTCACTGCCATGGCTCTCCTGTTCCACGAAGTCCTCCAAATCCTGGAGGGACAGCTGACAACGAATGCTGCGAAAGACTGCCAGCTGAGAATCCCCGGGCCAGACTTCCGAAACAGTGGGAAAGACGAGAGactgagaaggaggagggggttcCGCGGGCGCTGACTCAGATTCCTGGACCCAGGAGCCCTGCTCCGAGGGCAGCCGAGGGAAGTCGTCTGGCAGCACCGACCAGGCTCGGACTGGGCCGTGGTCCCGGGTCTCGGGTACCTGGGGGTGTCTGGCTACCCACTCGCGagtgcgctgctgctgctgctgcagagtGGAGTAATGCACGGAGCCCGGGGTCACCGGCGCGGGAGGATCTCCTGCGGGACTGGGACTGGACAAGACAGCGGGCGGTGCAGCAGCCTCGACGGTGGCAGGAGGCGAGCGGGGCGTGGCAGGCCCTGGCGGGGGCTCCGCGGGAACACCTTCCCACTGCGGCCTGGGAGCCCCGCGGTCGTCCTGGGCCAGCTTCTCCGCGGCGCTGGCGCTGGCGGTGGCGGGGTCCGGGAGCCCCCCCAGGCCGTTCTGGAGGCATTCCCAGCAGCAGCGGCCCTGCGTCTCTGCCGCCGCGCACCTGGCTCGGTCCTGAGCAGCCGCCGCCACAGCGGCCGCGGGCACCGGCGCCCGGTGTCCGGAGCGGCCCCTCGGCCTGCCGCCTCCCCGCGCCGCCTCCCGGGCGCGGCCCGCGGGGAGTCCATTGCACCCTGCGTCTGCGACCGGGGCTGCGGCACCTGCTGGCGCCTCCTCACGGCGGATCCGCCTCCCCGGCTGCGGTTGCGGCGGGTGTTCCCCCCGGCGCGCGGGGAGCGGGGAGCCGGGCGCAGCTCCCCCGGCAGGGGCGGCGCCCGCAGGCGGGTCGCGGGGTCGCcgcagcccctcctcctcccctacaAGGTCCCGGTACCTCCTCTTGAGCACCACGTACTTGGTGCCGTCGGGGTCCTGGCGCACTGCGGCGACCGAGTTGACGTAACCCTTGAAAAGCTCGCGGCGGCGCTGCTGCTGGCTGGGGGGCGCGTCGGGGTCGCGGAGGAAGCTCTTAAAGTGGCTCAGCAAGGCGGCGTTCGTCACCCGGCCCCTGGCCTGGCAGAGAAAGTCCAGGAGGGCCTCCTGGCTCAGCTCCCGGGCCATCGCGGCCCCGTCGTCCCCCGACCCCGAGGTGTCTGCGTCTCGCCCTCCCGGCGCTCTCCCGCGCCAGCGGAAACCCCGGCCTGGAGTGTGTCACCTGCGCCCAGAGTGGCGCCACCCGCCTCCATCAGCCGCGGCCTGCGGGCAGACCCAGAACGTGCCGAGAGGGTGGCGGGCTCCCCGCGGCCACAGGCCCCGCGCGCCGCCCAGGTGGGAGAGAGCGGCTCCCTGGGCCGGCCCTGCGCGCCGCGCGCCGCGACTCCCCGCGGCGAAAGTTCCCGGGATCGGCCGGAGCCGGCTTCACCTGCGCCCTGGCAACGCCTCCTCCCCGGCTCTGGGGGAAGGGCCTGGCCCGCCTCCTCCTGTCCCTCCGCCCTGTGAggtctcccccacccctgccacccatCCCAGATGAGTCAGGCGGGTCCGAACCGGGAAGAAAGCGCCATAGGTGAGGTGGCCGGCGACCCGGCGGCGGCC
This is a stretch of genomic DNA from Bos mutus isolate GX-2022 chromosome 6, NWIPB_WYAK_1.1, whole genome shotgun sequence. It encodes these proteins:
- the SOWAHB gene encoding ankyrin repeat domain-containing protein SOWAHB, with protein sequence MARELSQEALLDFLCQARGRVTNAALLSHFKSFLRDPDAPPSQQQRRRELFKGYVNSVAAVRQDPDGTKYVVLKRRYRDLVGEEEGLRRPRDPPAGAAPAGGAAPGSPLPARRGEHPPQPQPGRRIRREEAPAGAAAPVADAGCNGLPAGRAREAARGGGRPRGRSGHRAPVPAAAVAAAAQDRARCAAAETQGRCCWECLQNGLGGLPDPATASASAAEKLAQDDRGAPRPQWEGVPAEPPPGPATPRSPPATVEAAAPPAVLSSPSPAGDPPAPVTPGSVHYSTLQQQQQRTREWVARHPQVPETRDHGPVRAWSVLPDDFPRLPSEQGSWVQESESAPAEPPPPSQSLVFPTVSEVWPGDSQLAVFRSIRCQLSLQDLEDFVEQESHGSEESSSGPKESSGGSEDGLRLALGAPDGRRLRNPAGAPPKEARPTRSPQGLRNVGDAHTSQPVSTGADGPAGDPQPLSWPAPKLRRSLRRNSRAGRAKLSSSDEECLQEDLLKRSRRPPRSRKPSRVGAMSSPRVDAALTLAHADIKAAAAAERNHPHSWQVPGGDRLAALVPHRSSEHKSSLVPLDAREHEWIVKLASGSWIQVLSLFWEDPQLALHKDFLTGYTALHWIAKHGALRALQDLASSAQKAGVALDVNVKSSCGYTPLHLAAIHGHQGIIKLLVQRLASRVNIRDSSGKKPWQYLTSNTSGEIWQLLEAPRGKPIFPAYSLVRSSSPTRKVKSQEVSRHVTRKTSLAALLKSQHTKWKLANQYEKCPNLREREEDSA